In Pontiella desulfatans, one DNA window encodes the following:
- a CDS encoding response regulator yields MNASIKIMLVEDHPEYREILEFVFAKKKGLELVSQFGNAELALRTLQDGGRAAEPDIILLDLNLPGMSGLDAMPWISKYAPDTRVIILSQSDHEADVLRAIQQGAAGYLLKSATMDEITTGIRTVMDGGATLEPSLARFILKTLQPRLPKVATECGISEREREVLSLIAKGLSQKEISSQLKISTYTVTDHLKHIYEKLNVPNAPSAIDKAHRLGLFTSNGS; encoded by the coding sequence ATGAACGCGTCCATTAAAATCATGCTGGTGGAAGACCACCCCGAATATCGCGAAATCCTCGAATTTGTCTTCGCAAAGAAAAAGGGCCTCGAACTCGTCAGCCAGTTCGGCAATGCCGAGTTGGCACTGCGCACCCTTCAGGATGGCGGCCGGGCCGCAGAACCGGACATCATCCTGCTCGACCTCAACTTGCCCGGCATGTCCGGGCTGGATGCCATGCCGTGGATCTCGAAGTATGCGCCGGACACCCGGGTCATCATCCTAAGCCAGTCCGACCACGAGGCCGATGTGCTGCGGGCCATCCAGCAAGGAGCCGCGGGATATCTCCTTAAATCCGCCACCATGGATGAAATCACGACCGGCATCCGCACCGTCATGGATGGCGGCGCCACCCTCGAACCCAGCCTGGCCCGCTTCATCTTGAAAACACTGCAACCCCGGCTCCCCAAGGTGGCAACCGAATGCGGGATCTCGGAACGGGAGCGGGAGGTGCTCTCGTTAATCGCCAAAGGTCTCTCCCAAAAGGAGATCAGCAGCCAGCTCAAAATAAGCACCTACACCGTGACCGACCACCTCAAGCACATCTATGAAAAACTGAACGTCCCCAACGCCCCTTCGGCCATCGACAAAGCGCACCGCCTAGGCCTTTTCACGTCGAACGGTTCGTGA
- a CDS encoding sensor histidine kinase — MPFDRTLSTLLLLGGWLPAMAAPVDTAFNALSLPELEQRRDAIGAELEQLANYSLRSGVGAIGYRSNIHDDEFHSEWVEINLQAEYPLDQVILVPVIRRDAKQGFQADGFPKHLRLIAGTEQDRVGTVVAEYTDDRHFLPRIAPLSIPCNGITASWIRIETDRLSLRAFDEKHAFELSEIMAFSGDVNVALRRPIAAKSNRFEGRAWSVNFAVDGLVPYLMDAVGGEKSIAFISLHPVTSPPALTIDLGESQAVSLLHLHAIDPSDVLPQALASDFGIPKKMHLEGANQPDFSDAETLIDLRLETIFHMGPIMMWNFPPATNRFYRLHIDAPPEIPSYNAEDTRFGFAEIELLSGGINHALGKPITGSDVHAKPNRPLSVLTDGRNMYGTILPVREWMNQLVRRHDLEKARPRVEAELNRRYAHQKTKLRRMGWLAALLTAAIGFTMLIDWNLRLRQLAKLRERFAADLHDELGANIHAIGLLSDAAKSAHDASDEWNMLHQRIRQLTERTGTAIRHFSNIINADGLYQGLVEDMQRAAQRITANLEHTISIEGEHYLEQLKARTRIDLFLFYKESLINICRHSNATRFSTTLTATPREIVLTVSDNGKGMSGENIPSSLKRRARLLKAKLSVEPVPTGGTCLKLRLRHRSKKRKMNHERVH, encoded by the coding sequence ATGCCTTTTGATCGCACCCTATCGACATTGCTTCTGCTGGGCGGATGGCTCCCGGCCATGGCCGCCCCGGTGGACACGGCATTCAACGCGCTCTCCCTGCCGGAGCTCGAACAACGGCGCGACGCCATTGGCGCCGAGCTGGAGCAGCTCGCAAACTACAGCCTGCGCAGCGGCGTGGGGGCCATTGGATACCGCTCAAACATCCACGACGACGAATTCCATTCCGAATGGGTGGAAATCAACCTCCAAGCCGAATATCCCCTGGATCAAGTCATCCTGGTTCCGGTGATCCGCCGGGATGCCAAGCAAGGCTTCCAGGCGGACGGCTTTCCGAAACACCTTCGCCTGATCGCCGGTACCGAGCAGGACCGGGTGGGAACCGTGGTGGCCGAATACACCGACGACCGGCACTTCCTCCCTCGAATAGCCCCTCTTTCAATTCCGTGCAACGGCATCACCGCATCATGGATCCGAATTGAAACCGACCGCCTTTCCCTTCGGGCATTCGATGAAAAACATGCCTTCGAACTCTCTGAAATCATGGCGTTCAGTGGAGATGTGAATGTGGCGCTGCGTCGGCCGATCGCTGCGAAATCGAACCGGTTCGAAGGCCGTGCCTGGAGCGTGAACTTTGCCGTCGACGGACTGGTGCCATACCTCATGGACGCGGTCGGGGGCGAAAAAAGCATTGCCTTCATCAGCCTGCACCCCGTCACCAGCCCGCCTGCACTCACCATTGACCTCGGCGAGTCCCAAGCCGTCTCCCTCCTGCACCTCCATGCCATCGACCCGAGCGATGTCCTGCCCCAGGCCTTGGCCAGCGACTTCGGCATTCCCAAAAAGATGCACCTCGAGGGCGCGAACCAGCCCGATTTTTCAGACGCCGAAACCTTGATCGACCTCCGGTTGGAAACGATTTTCCACATGGGACCGATCATGATGTGGAACTTTCCCCCGGCCACCAACCGCTTCTACCGGCTGCACATCGACGCCCCCCCCGAAATCCCCAGCTATAACGCGGAGGATACGCGCTTTGGCTTTGCAGAAATCGAACTGTTGTCCGGCGGCATAAACCACGCGCTCGGGAAACCGATTACGGGCAGCGACGTTCATGCCAAACCGAACCGGCCGCTATCCGTGCTCACGGATGGACGCAACATGTATGGAACCATCCTGCCGGTGCGGGAATGGATGAACCAGCTGGTTCGCCGCCATGATCTTGAAAAAGCGCGCCCACGGGTGGAGGCGGAACTGAACCGCCGCTACGCGCACCAAAAAACAAAACTCCGCCGCATGGGCTGGCTGGCCGCCCTGCTCACCGCCGCCATCGGGTTCACCATGCTGATCGACTGGAACCTCCGCCTGAGGCAGCTCGCCAAGCTCCGGGAACGCTTCGCCGCCGACCTGCACGACGAACTCGGCGCCAACATCCATGCCATCGGGTTGCTGAGCGATGCCGCCAAAAGCGCACACGACGCCTCCGACGAATGGAACATGCTCCACCAACGCATCCGTCAATTGACCGAACGAACGGGAACCGCCATCCGGCACTTTTCCAACATCATCAACGCCGACGGCCTCTATCAAGGCCTCGTCGAGGATATGCAACGCGCCGCCCAGCGCATCACCGCAAATCTGGAACATACGATTTCGATCGAAGGCGAACACTACCTCGAGCAGCTGAAGGCCCGTACCCGCATCGACCTGTTCCTTTTCTACAAAGAGAGCCTCATCAACATTTGCCGCCACTCCAATGCCACCCGCTTCAGCACCACGCTGACCGCCACGCCCCGGGAGATCGTCCTCACGGTCAGCGACAACGGCAAAGGGATGTCCGGCGAAAACATCCCCTCCTCGCTAAAGCGCCGCGCCCGCTTGCTCAAGGCCAAACTCTCCGTCGAGCCCGTCCCCACCGGTGGAACCTGCCTCAAACTCCGCCTTCGCCACCGCAGCAAAAAAAGAAAGATGAACCATGAACGCGTCCATTAA
- a CDS encoding PEP-CTERM sorting domain-containing protein (PEP-CTERM proteins occur, often in large numbers, in the proteomes of bacteria that also encode an exosortase, a predicted intramembrane cysteine proteinase. The presence of a PEP-CTERM domain at a protein's C-terminus predicts cleavage within the sorting domain, followed by covalent anchoring to some some component of the (usually Gram-negative) cell surface. Many PEP-CTERM proteins exhibit an unusual sequence composition that includes large numbers of potential glycosylation sites. Expression of one such protein has been shown restore the ability of a bacterium to form floc, a type of biofilm.) translates to MKKIQCALSIGLLAAGVAQAVLVDLALPAAGNHASGSGFSTAASFNGATFDIEYTLNAFATSNSPAPFIRSSGGTYFGVGSALDPNTGNQESIDGDDGEQLSIAGLSIVNFSANGSGLVQGDLSIAFQSLSIANGTAANDGITISFTGFGDATVDVTHPTTLDLTSLANFGSSSTALFLEPDGPQSNNRWSVSGISVSVIPEPATLGMVVASAAGMLVIRRRFLI, encoded by the coding sequence ATGAAAAAAATACAATGTGCATTGAGTATTGGTTTGCTGGCGGCGGGTGTCGCGCAGGCGGTGCTGGTCGATCTCGCCTTGCCGGCGGCCGGGAACCATGCCTCTGGGTCGGGTTTCTCGACCGCGGCATCCTTCAATGGCGCTACGTTCGATATTGAGTATACGCTGAATGCCTTTGCAACAAGCAACAGCCCGGCTCCGTTTATTCGCTCCAGTGGCGGAACCTATTTCGGGGTGGGATCCGCCCTTGATCCCAACACGGGAAACCAGGAATCCATCGATGGCGACGACGGCGAACAGCTGTCCATTGCCGGCCTTTCAATCGTTAATTTCAGCGCGAATGGTTCCGGCCTTGTGCAAGGCGATCTGAGTATTGCATTCCAATCCCTGTCGATTGCCAACGGAACTGCCGCCAACGACGGCATAACGATTTCCTTCACGGGTTTCGGGGATGCTACGGTGGACGTAACCCATCCCACAACGTTGGATCTAACATCCCTCGCAAATTTTGGTTCGAGCTCCACGGCATTGTTCCTGGAGCCTGACGGCCCGCAGTCCAACAACAGATGGTCCGTTTCCGGCATCTCCGTGTCCGTCATCCCCGAACCGGCCACGCTGGGGATGGTCGTGGCTTCCGCCGCCGGAATGCTGGTCATCCGCCGCCGCTTCCTGATCTGA
- a CDS encoding Ig-like domain-containing protein — MKTGLKSITTLIGAGCACMMAAQAAVVATNLNIAAAGSYPGETVITTAQEYNGATFDINYTLGSIANGSNSFVYATAAVMGVGSDTDIANHYSTLEGDDGEGMSFTSLSISNFSAGASGLVLEDITDLAFVSFSVGASGHNPDGVTMSFTGFTNNTSSMSLTGLGLNYTVDLTARPNYPVAPSLATNLFVKPNSASGSNRWNVDGVGVSFVVSTGANEAPEADAQSLQTLPDTAVEITLSGSDFEGSNLTYAVNDSLLVGSLTGATNKWTYLPSPGFEGLDSFTFTVNDGSLDSDPATVSITVTNERPVATPQVVEALRNTPLAIALAGTDTDGPSNLTYNVVSGPTSGALSGTEPNLTYTPTNGFAGVDAFTFTVFDGLNASAEATVTINVLNNPPVADSKILFTLPDTAVAILLSGSDPEGSGLVFNVDTLPANGALTGTEPNLTYTPTNGFIGTDSFTYSAYDGETTGAVATVSISVSADGFNLSFEELGTALSGNTLNVGGIAADVVGVSTNLDYLYSVSFAGADLDGDAANDEVTFDVRVKAWTNGVTDLGFDDGSSNLSTNVASATVGTSNIAVNLANGNFTTLGNTMPDGSTLEFTIENVAVSLTDATKTGSAVSTGFNAVLLSEINNGNSHQTIFGEGTGLLGWMWSTPDQFPVSGIDVGAGPLYVSSGATTNATATRPFNWGVRELDFGIQVTVVSAAIPAVSIDVSGGDLVFAWEGGGTYDVLTNANLMFPNWGVAVPGASSPVTNAVGSEPVLFFKLD; from the coding sequence ATGAAGACCGGACTCAAATCAATCACCACCCTCATCGGCGCAGGGTGCGCCTGCATGATGGCGGCGCAGGCGGCAGTGGTTGCGACCAATCTTAACATTGCGGCGGCCGGAAGCTATCCGGGCGAAACCGTTATCACGACCGCGCAGGAATACAATGGCGCCACATTCGATATTAACTACACGCTCGGCTCGATTGCAAACGGCTCGAATTCGTTTGTCTATGCCACGGCTGCCGTGATGGGGGTTGGGTCGGATACCGATATCGCCAACCACTATTCCACCCTGGAGGGCGACGATGGCGAAGGCATGTCGTTCACCAGCCTCTCGATCTCCAACTTCAGCGCGGGTGCGAGCGGACTCGTGCTCGAAGACATCACCGATCTCGCCTTTGTCAGCTTCTCTGTCGGGGCGTCCGGCCACAACCCGGATGGCGTTACGATGTCGTTCACCGGCTTTACGAACAATACTTCCTCCATGAGCCTCACCGGCTTGGGGTTGAACTATACGGTCGACCTGACCGCTCGACCTAATTATCCCGTTGCGCCGTCTTTGGCGACCAACCTGTTCGTGAAGCCGAATAGTGCGAGCGGTTCCAATCGATGGAACGTCGACGGCGTCGGGGTGAGCTTTGTCGTGAGTACGGGGGCAAACGAGGCTCCTGAAGCGGACGCGCAAAGCCTGCAGACGCTGCCCGACACCGCCGTGGAGATCACGCTGAGCGGAAGCGATTTCGAGGGTAGCAACCTGACCTATGCCGTGAACGACTCGCTGCTCGTTGGATCGCTCACCGGCGCAACGAATAAATGGACCTACCTGCCAAGCCCCGGCTTTGAAGGCTTGGACAGCTTTACATTCACCGTCAACGACGGATCGTTGGATAGCGACCCGGCCACGGTTTCCATCACGGTGACGAATGAGCGGCCGGTCGCCACGCCGCAAGTTGTGGAGGCATTGCGTAACACCCCGCTCGCCATAGCATTGGCCGGCACCGATACGGACGGTCCCAGCAATCTGACCTATAACGTGGTTTCGGGCCCAACCTCGGGCGCGCTGAGCGGTACGGAACCGAACCTGACCTACACCCCGACGAATGGCTTTGCCGGAGTCGACGCCTTTACGTTCACGGTCTTCGACGGATTGAATGCCAGTGCCGAGGCAACCGTTACGATCAATGTGCTCAACAATCCTCCGGTTGCAGATTCGAAGATTCTGTTTACCCTGCCGGATACCGCTGTCGCGATCCTGCTTTCCGGAAGCGATCCGGAAGGAAGCGGTCTGGTGTTCAACGTGGATACCCTGCCGGCCAACGGAGCGCTGACCGGCACGGAACCGAACCTGACCTATACCCCGACCAACGGTTTCATCGGAACGGACAGCTTTACCTACTCCGCATATGATGGAGAAACCACCGGAGCCGTCGCCACGGTATCCATCTCGGTTTCAGCGGATGGGTTCAATCTTTCCTTCGAGGAGCTCGGTACGGCACTCTCGGGCAACACACTGAATGTCGGCGGCATCGCGGCGGACGTCGTTGGTGTTTCCACGAATCTTGATTATCTCTATTCGGTTTCCTTTGCCGGAGCCGACCTCGACGGGGATGCGGCCAACGATGAAGTGACCTTCGATGTGCGCGTCAAGGCCTGGACCAATGGCGTGACGGATCTGGGCTTCGACGACGGATCATCAAACCTCTCCACCAACGTGGCCAGCGCAACGGTTGGTACGTCCAATATTGCCGTCAACCTGGCGAATGGAAACTTCACGACGCTTGGCAATACCATGCCCGACGGCTCAACCCTGGAATTCACGATTGAAAACGTTGCCGTATCCCTGACGGACGCAACCAAGACCGGCAGTGCCGTTTCAACCGGCTTCAACGCCGTTCTGTTGTCGGAAATCAATAATGGCAACTCCCACCAGACGATCTTCGGCGAAGGCACGGGATTGCTGGGTTGGATGTGGAGTACCCCCGACCAATTCCCTGTTTCGGGCATCGATGTTGGTGCGGGGCCGCTCTATGTCTCTTCGGGCGCCACGACCAATGCCACCGCGACGCGACCGTTTAACTGGGGCGTCAGGGAGCTCGACTTCGGCATCCAGGTCACGGTGGTTTCGGCGGCCATTCCGGCGGTCTCCATCGATGTGTCCGGTGGCGATCTGGTGTTCGCCTGGGAAGGCGGCGGCACCTACGACGTACTGACCAATGCCAACCTCATGTTCCCGAACTGGGGCGTTGCCGTTCCGGGTGCATCGTCACCGGTAACCAACGCCGTCGGCAGCGAACCCGTGCTGTTCTTCAAACTAGACTAA
- a CDS encoding sulfatase family protein, which yields MKQTVKRIVLAGAMSAFAWAAFGAKPPNIIFIFADDWGYGDMGKHGSTFCQTPNLDRMAEEGIDFANFTVNSPVCSPSRVAVMTGQFPARHSIHQHFQGIKAHIKRGMADWLDPQAPMLPRMLKEAGYATGHFGKWHLGSVGDSPTEEAYGYDRFATFNGSGKNEIAKGGSESVDHAETFIREFKDQPFFINLWLHEAHTPHLPQDRFMEQFKQLGEAEQVYASIIAEGDEAIGRIMKLLKELGIDENTLVVFSTDNGPEHSDNEKDHKGQGLGKFYSVGETGGLKGEKRSLFAGGIRVPFVVRWPAVVPKGKTDATSVITAVDLLPTFLEAAGVALPPGYRPDGESALAAFKGEVFTRTKPIFWEWRGGDNGDHTWPSLGIRDGKWKLLVNAATRQMELYDLESDWAEQNDVAADFPEVVRNLSVKLEAWKKELPTEPGASALSKARSKKK from the coding sequence ATGAAACAAACGGTAAAACGAATTGTGCTGGCGGGTGCGATGTCCGCTTTTGCATGGGCGGCATTCGGAGCGAAGCCACCCAATATCATTTTCATCTTCGCGGATGACTGGGGCTATGGCGACATGGGGAAGCACGGCAGCACCTTCTGCCAAACCCCGAACCTCGACCGCATGGCGGAGGAGGGAATCGATTTCGCGAACTTCACCGTCAACAGCCCGGTCTGCTCCCCGAGCCGGGTGGCGGTCATGACCGGCCAGTTCCCGGCGCGGCATTCGATCCACCAGCATTTCCAGGGCATCAAGGCCCATATTAAACGGGGCATGGCCGATTGGCTCGACCCGCAGGCGCCGATGCTGCCGCGCATGCTCAAGGAGGCCGGTTATGCGACCGGCCATTTCGGGAAGTGGCATCTCGGCAGCGTGGGCGATTCGCCGACGGAAGAGGCCTATGGCTACGACCGGTTCGCCACGTTCAACGGCTCGGGAAAAAATGAAATTGCCAAGGGCGGTTCGGAGTCGGTGGATCATGCGGAGACCTTCATCCGCGAGTTTAAAGACCAACCGTTTTTCATCAACCTGTGGCTGCATGAGGCGCATACGCCGCACCTGCCGCAGGATCGGTTCATGGAACAGTTCAAGCAGCTTGGCGAGGCCGAGCAGGTTTATGCGTCGATCATCGCCGAAGGCGACGAGGCCATCGGGCGCATCATGAAATTGCTGAAGGAACTGGGCATTGACGAAAACACCTTGGTGGTCTTCTCCACCGACAATGGCCCGGAGCACTCGGACAATGAAAAAGACCACAAGGGGCAGGGCCTCGGTAAATTCTATTCCGTCGGGGAGACCGGCGGGCTGAAAGGGGAAAAACGCTCGCTTTTTGCGGGGGGAATCCGCGTGCCCTTCGTCGTCCGCTGGCCTGCGGTGGTGCCGAAGGGAAAGACCGATGCAACCTCGGTCATCACCGCTGTTGATCTGCTGCCGACGTTTCTTGAGGCCGCCGGTGTTGCGCTGCCGCCAGGCTACAGGCCGGATGGCGAAAGCGCCTTGGCCGCCTTCAAAGGAGAGGTGTTTACGCGAACCAAGCCGATCTTCTGGGAATGGCGGGGCGGGGACAACGGGGACCATACCTGGCCCTCCCTCGGGATCCGGGATGGGAAGTGGAAACTGCTGGTCAATGCGGCAACGCGCCAGATGGAGTTGTATGATCTGGAGAGCGACTGGGCGGAGCAAAACGATGTTGCCGCCGACTTTCCGGAAGTGGTTCGGAACCTGTCCGTGAAGCTCGAGGCCTGGAAAAAGGAGCTGCCCACCGAACCGGGTGCAAGCGCGTTGTCCAAGGCCCGCTCGAAGAAGAAATAG
- a CDS encoding glycoside hydrolase family protein: protein MKALKLVLLGGLLSGMWCERVGGIEVSSFCQAQVPGEYVLEAEEGTWTWGMAPIYDEAGKLHIFNSIIPRSGSWIKNSRIAHWVADRPEGPYTFLGNVFASDDASYHNPQISKVGDTYVLVFLLNRHRDENGSKQEVGIATAKSPDGPWTESPLNPIIPAAGVLNGYQIVHASNPTFVVTPEGTFRIYYKTMTDALPIKKGFREIAFAESDTIEGPYVNYAHNPVISYADKQLDIEDPYAFYYNGMYYMIVEDRQGVKNMLEGNPIPAGQLKKGGYRPGLIYQSKDGIDWGEPKVGYLTNEMYFGHKLARSERPSILWKDGKPECLFLACHDEKPSAGYFVRINNWNGE, encoded by the coding sequence ATGAAGGCGTTGAAGTTGGTTTTGCTGGGTGGTTTGCTGTCGGGCATGTGGTGCGAACGGGTTGGAGGCATCGAAGTGTCTTCCTTTTGCCAGGCCCAGGTGCCCGGGGAATATGTGCTGGAGGCCGAAGAAGGCACCTGGACTTGGGGCATGGCGCCGATCTACGATGAAGCAGGAAAGCTGCACATATTCAATTCCATCATTCCCAGGAGCGGCAGCTGGATCAAAAACAGTCGGATTGCGCATTGGGTCGCCGACCGGCCGGAAGGCCCGTACACCTTTCTGGGCAACGTGTTTGCAAGCGACGACGCCAGCTATCATAACCCGCAAATCTCCAAAGTGGGCGACACCTATGTCCTGGTCTTTCTGCTGAACCGGCACCGCGACGAAAACGGCTCGAAACAGGAGGTCGGGATTGCCACGGCCAAGTCGCCGGATGGGCCGTGGACGGAAAGTCCATTGAACCCGATCATTCCCGCGGCCGGGGTGTTGAATGGCTACCAGATCGTCCATGCCTCGAATCCAACCTTTGTCGTGACCCCGGAAGGAACGTTCCGGATTTATTACAAAACGATGACGGATGCATTACCCATAAAGAAGGGTTTCCGTGAAATTGCGTTTGCCGAAAGCGACACCATCGAAGGCCCCTATGTGAACTATGCGCACAACCCGGTCATCAGTTATGCGGATAAGCAACTCGACATCGAAGATCCCTATGCCTTCTACTACAACGGAATGTACTACATGATCGTTGAAGATCGCCAGGGGGTGAAGAATATGCTGGAAGGCAACCCAATTCCGGCCGGACAGCTCAAGAAGGGCGGATATCGCCCGGGCCTGATCTACCAGTCCAAGGACGGGATTGATTGGGGGGAGCCGAAGGTCGGCTACCTGACCAACGAGATGTATTTCGGACATAAACTTGCGCGCAGCGAACGACCGAGCATCCTGTGGAAGGACGGCAAGCCGGAATGCCTCTTCCTGGCCTGCCACGATGAAAAACCGTCTGCCGGATATTTTGTGAGAATCAATAACTGGAATGGGGAATAG
- a CDS encoding arylsulfatase, translated as MNQKPMLTALLLAACAAASLVEAKPLAGSRPNIILVMTDDQGMGDLSCMGNEVVKTPHIDRFHDQAVRFRDFQVSPTCAPTRSAIMSGRAPFKNGVTHTIFQRERMALDAFTMPQALQGAGYTTGIFGKWHLGDEEAYLPGSRGFDEVLIHGAGGIGQTRFGDFPANEENLYFDNVLLHNDTIVKTKGFCTDLFFQSGLAWIKKQHEAGKPFFAYISLNAPHAPLVAPEKYTKRFVELGYDAGTAGRYGMVENIDDNFGRLLEKLAEWKAQENTLVIFMTDNGATHLSGKLNGEKIKHFNANLKGAKNSPNEGGTHVPAFWQWKGVLGEGVDVQALTAHIDLYKTFCELAGAKLPAKMQELDGRSLLPLLKDPAAQWPDRELFVHCGRWNPGKRDEAKFQKCAVRTARWRFVNNRNLYDISKDPCETTDVADAHPEVVSKLRESFDQWWESVLPKMVNEDLPKVAPEDQPLAIRYNQQLKEKGIPDWAPEAF; from the coding sequence ATGAATCAAAAACCGATGTTGACCGCTCTATTGCTTGCCGCGTGCGCCGCCGCAAGCCTCGTGGAAGCCAAGCCGTTGGCGGGGAGCCGCCCCAACATTATTCTGGTGATGACCGACGACCAGGGGATGGGCGACCTGTCCTGCATGGGCAACGAGGTGGTCAAGACCCCGCACATCGACCGCTTCCACGACCAGGCCGTGCGCTTCCGCGACTTCCAGGTCAGCCCAACCTGCGCACCGACGCGCTCCGCGATCATGAGCGGGCGCGCACCATTTAAAAACGGGGTGACGCACACGATCTTCCAGCGCGAGCGGATGGCGCTCGATGCCTTCACGATGCCGCAGGCGCTGCAGGGCGCAGGCTACACGACCGGCATCTTCGGAAAGTGGCACCTCGGCGACGAGGAGGCCTACCTGCCCGGCAGTCGCGGATTCGACGAGGTGCTGATCCACGGGGCCGGCGGGATCGGGCAGACGCGGTTTGGCGACTTCCCCGCGAACGAGGAAAACCTCTATTTCGACAACGTCCTGCTGCATAACGACACCATCGTTAAAACCAAGGGCTTTTGCACCGACCTGTTTTTTCAATCCGGCCTGGCCTGGATCAAGAAGCAGCACGAAGCCGGGAAACCCTTCTTTGCCTACATCTCCCTGAATGCCCCGCACGCGCCGCTGGTCGCTCCCGAAAAATATACGAAGCGGTTTGTCGAACTCGGCTACGATGCCGGAACCGCCGGGCGCTACGGCATGGTGGAAAACATCGACGATAATTTTGGCCGGTTGCTGGAAAAGCTGGCCGAATGGAAGGCGCAGGAAAACACGCTGGTGATCTTCATGACGGATAACGGCGCCACCCATTTGAGCGGGAAGCTGAACGGCGAGAAGATTAAGCACTTCAACGCCAACCTGAAGGGCGCAAAGAATTCGCCGAATGAAGGCGGAACGCATGTCCCCGCCTTCTGGCAGTGGAAGGGGGTTCTGGGCGAGGGGGTGGATGTTCAAGCCCTGACGGCGCACATCGACCTTTACAAAACCTTCTGCGAGTTGGCGGGAGCCAAGCTTCCGGCCAAGATGCAGGAGCTGGATGGCCGGTCGCTCCTGCCTTTGCTCAAGGATCCCGCGGCGCAGTGGCCCGATCGCGAACTGTTTGTGCACTGCGGGCGCTGGAACCCCGGCAAGCGCGATGAGGCCAAGTTCCAGAAGTGCGCCGTGCGCACCGCGCGCTGGCGCTTTGTGAACAACCGGAACCTTTATGATATTTCCAAGGACCCCTGCGAAACGACCGATGTGGCCGACGCGCACCCCGAAGTGGTTTCCAAGTTGCGCGAATCCTTCGACCAATGGTGGGAGTCGGTGCTGCCCAAGATGGTCAACGAAGACCTGCCGAAGGTGGCCCCCGAAGACCAGCCGCTGGCCATCCGCTACAACCAGCAACTGAAGGAAAAGGGCATTCCCGATTGGGCGCCCGAAGCATTCTAA